In the bacterium SCSIO 12741 genome, TTTTCCTGCACTCGCAGGTGTTAAAGTGATTTCACCGGTAACGGTATCCAAATTAAAATTTGCCACAGGTTGCGTATAACTGAAATTGCCAACGTAGTTAGCACAGGCGGTAGGAGATGTTCTAACGCAAGCCAGGTTGTAGGTTATAGAATCATGCTCCTGGTCTTGCACGGCCACGCTGTAGTAACTCGTTTGACCAACACAAACATTAGGACGAGATCTTTGATCCTCCAAAAAATGGGGAGAACTGTTCGTCGGGAAATTCAGGTTGTCGAAACGAACTTCTACATACAGGTTAGCCGAATTGATATTGGCGTTACCCGTGTTTCGCCCACCCGTAATGGTGTGACCAAGGGTCCAATAGTTACATTGAGTTAAGGTGATGAGGCTTGCATACTTAAAGCGCATGTAGCCTTGAATCGTACCTCCTCTGCAGTTGGTTAAAGGATTCTGATTGGGGTTAAGTACTTTATCACAAACATCAGAGACTTCCTCAGCAACCATCGTCGTAGAACCCGATTGCTGGCTGATTCCTACATAGGGACCTCCAAATGGAGTAGGTGTGGGGGCTACAAAAGGCAAATTACTGAGGGAGAAGTTGGTGACCGTTGATGAACCACTGCATTTGGCAGTGACTGCTGCTGTGGTCACGGTGTAGGCAACACCCGCACAATCTCTTAATACGCTTGCTTCAACATAGTATTGATAAGTTCCAGGGGTAGAACCTGGGCCAACATATTTGTATTTAATGGATCCTCCTGCCACATGGCCGGCAAATAGATCGATTGAGTTTAGGGTTAGTAGGCTGATTAATAAAAGGGTACAGGTAAGGATGGATTTCATAATGCTGGGACTTTAATTCAAAACTATGGATTTTAATGGGTGAACTTAGAGGGTTGCCTTCAGGTTGGTCGACTGCCAATTTATGAGGCTCACTGATTTGGATTAAGTTATTGTTAATCAGTTATTTGTAACTGCCTTCGAAAAATGAAAACAACGTGATTTATAAACCCGAAATAAAAAGAGGCTAAAGGAAATCGTAATTTGACAAATTCAAACTGGGCTTTTAGCTAAAATACTACGGAAATGATTGCTAAACAGGGTATTTAGCTCATCCTACGCCGGCCAAAACCACTACGATTTCACCTTTTACAGTCTTCTCGCTATAGTAGTCATGTACCTCTTGGAGGGTGCCTCGAACGGTCTCTTCATGAATTTTGGTGATCTCTCGAGAGACAGATACTTTACGCTCCGAACCAAAGATTTCGATGAACTGGTTCAAAGCTTTTACCAAGCGATGTGGTGATTCGTAGAAAACCATGGTGCGGGTTTCTTCCTGCAGGCTCAGCATCCTTTTTTGCCGTCCTTTTTTCTGAGGTAGAAACCCTTCGAATACAAATCGATCGCAAGGCAACCCGCTATTGACAAGGGCAGGGACAAAAGCAGTTGGACCAGGTAGCGTTTCAACTTCCAAATCCATTTCCACACAGGCACGAACCAAAAGAAATCCAGGATCGGAAATTCCGGGTGTTCCTGCATCGCTCACCAAGACCAGATTCTCCCCAGCGGCCAATCGATCCGTTACCCGATGGAGGGCTTTGTGTTCATTGTGCGCATGAAAAGCAACCAGCGGTTTACTGATACTGAGATGTTGAAGTAGCTTGGATGTTTGCCGGGTATCTTCTGCCAGGATAGCATCACATTCCTTCAGGCAGCGAATGGCTCTCAGGGTAATGTCTTCCAGGTTTCCGATGGGAGTCGGTACCAGGGTAAGCACTAGAGGTACCTCCTTTCAATGATTTCGAGAAACCCTTGGGTTACTTCGTCCTCATCATCCCATTTGTAGAGAGCACGGTACTTGGCATCAATCAACCTTTGGGCGTCAGAATAACTTTCCAGGTGATTGAATTCGTTTAAAGCCCGAACAAACTCTTCGCCGTCTCCATTAAAGAGCTCGTTGGCGTAGTAGAATCGTTCATTCAATCCGAAGGCCTGGCGTAAATCTTTAATCGGACTTCTGGCCAAGCGGTCAGCCAGGGTTGTTTCCTCGGGCTGAGATTCGTTGATAGAAGGCTGAGTAGAGATCTCAGGCTCAGCAGCCAATATCTCGTCAATAATCTCTTCGCGAGACTCGGCAGTCAATTCTTCCGGAGCTTCTTCAGCGGTTTCTGAAACAGCTTCCTGTACCGGTTCTTCCGACACTTCTTCGGCTTCAAGCTCAATTTCTGGCTCTGGCTCCTCCTCAATTTCGATATGAGCTTCCACTTCAGTCGTCGAAACTTCGATAATCACCTCTTCCGGTTCTTCCACAGATTCTGATTCAATCACCGTTTCCTCAGAACTTGATTCCAAAGCAGGTTCTTCGGGATCATCTACCAAAACAGGAGGAGTGGAGGTTTTCTGATCCCGAGCCATGTCGGAGAAAATTTCCTCACTCATTTCCTCGGCCACCTGATGCTGAACCACACGATCCATCACCTCACGGTCTACCGATTTGTGAATAGCCGTTCCAAGAGTCGGGTTTTCTACGAAATAGCGAAATAGGATTAAGGCTTCTTCCAGCTCCAGAATGTAGTGCTGGTATTCTTCAATTTCGCGCAGGTCGTGACGTTCTTCCAACTTGGGAAGCATGGAGAACTCCCGTTGAAGTCGTTCTATTTTTTTAGCCAGTTCGAGCGCTCTTGAATTCATGAAGTAGCAACAAATTTATTTTATAAAATGACAAAGCATCGTAAATATTGCCTCTTTCTATTAACAAGAAGGATGCCGAGATCGGGAGCAAGGAAAATTTATGATTTAACTTGAACTTTAAAATTGAAACCCTCCTTCTCCTTTTATTAGTTTTGCCCCACATGTTTCTTGAAGACAAAATTACCAAAGAGCACAAAGTTGGCTGGATCGAAGTAATCTGTGGATCTATGTTTTCCGGAAAAACGGAAGAGCTTATCCGCCGTTTAAAAAGGGCCCAATTTGCCAAGCAAAAGGTCGAAATTTTTAAGCCGGCTGTAGATACTCGCTACGATGATGAGGAGGTGGTTTCTCACGATGAAAACAGCATTCCTTCAACGCCTGTCCCTTCTTCTGGCAACATTCTCATTTTGGCAAATGATGTGGAAGTGGTGGGAATTGATGAAGCTCAATTTTTTGACGATAATCTTCCTCAAGTTTGCAATCAATTGGCCAATAGCGGTGTTCGCGTAATTGTGGCAGGGTTGGATATGGACTTTCAAGGTCGCCCATTTGGACCCATGCCTCATTTGATGGCCATTGCAGAATACGTAACCAAGGTGCATGCGATTTGTGTGCGTACCGGTAAGTTGGCCAACTTTTCTTACCGCACCAGTGAAGGGGAAAGTCTGGTGGAATTGGGCGCCCAGGAGAATTACATTCCACTTTCGAGAGAGGCTTATATGGAAGCCTTGAGCGAAGACCAAAAGGAGGAAGAGTGAAGCAACTCGCCTTGCATAAGACCAGGCAAACTGTCCTCGAAATTGACCTAAAGGCCATCCTCAAAAACTTTGATCATTTCCGCAATCAGGTAGGCCCTGAAACTTCCTTTGTAATGGTGATTAAGGCCTTTGCCTATGGAGCTGGTATTAAGCATATTGCCAAACTGTTTGAAGGTGAAAAAGTCGCCTACCTGGCGGTAGCTTGTGTGGATGAAGGGGTGGAACTCAAGGATGCTGGCATTACTCAAGAGATTATCATTCTCAATCCTGAGCGAGATGGTTATTCCCAAATGATTGAATATGGCCTTCAACCGGTGCTGTATGATCTCGACTCCTTACAAGCTTTTTCAGAAGAATTGGCCGCTTTTCGATCCTATCACAAACCTTATCCGGTCCACCTTAAGTTGGATACAGGGATGCATCGTCTTGGATTTGAAGAAAAAGACTTAAACCAGTTGTGTTCCTTTTTGATGAACAACGAGTCGATGCTGGTTAAAACGGTATTGTCGCACTTGGTGGCCAGTGATAAACCTGCCTTTGATGATTTTACCCAACAACAATTTCAGCTTTTCGAACGGCTTACTTCCATATTAACCCAAACCTTGGGCTATGCTCCAAAACGACATATTCTCAATAGCGGTGGAATTGAACGATTTCCCAATCATGCCTACGAATTAGTTCGCTTGGGTATAGGGTTGTATGGAATTTCGTCGGATCAGGCCAATTTGCAGAATGTCTATACCTGGAAAACCAGAATTACTCAGCTAAAAGAGGTGAAAAAAGGGGACTCAGTGAGTTATAATCGTAGTTGGGTAGCCCAAAGAGATTCTAAGATTGCTGTCATTTTTGTCGGTTATGCAGATGGGTTAAACCGACGCTTGGGCAACGAAAACTGGAGCCTTCACTGGAAGGATAAGAAAGTGCCTATTGTGGGCGATATATGCATGGATTTGTGCATGGTAGATGTTACGGATGTTGCCGCAGAGATTGGGGATGAGTTGATTATTTTCAATTCTCAGCAAGAGGTCTATGACATGGCCAAGATTCTTGGCACCATTCATTATGAGGTTTTAACCGGTATTTCTAAGCGGGTTAAGCGGGTTTACCTGCCCGAAAAAAATTAAGATCTGAATTTTGGCACACTTTTTTAAGCTCTTCCGTTATCTTTAAAAAACCGGAGCTATGAAGAAGTGGATTAGTAAGAGTAGTTGGATTCTTCTCCTGGTTGTTTTGGTTTCATTCGATCAGGAGCGGTATTTCGAAAAGGATAAAGTGGTCAACGATCAGCCTGTTCCATTGGCAACAGCTTTTCAAAAAGGTGAATCGGTTACCTATTTATGCCATTATGGGTTGATTAAGGCGGGCGAAGCCACCTTAACGGTCACCAATGAA is a window encoding:
- a CDS encoding thymidine kinase, which translates into the protein MFLEDKITKEHKVGWIEVICGSMFSGKTEELIRRLKRAQFAKQKVEIFKPAVDTRYDDEEVVSHDENSIPSTPVPSSGNILILANDVEVVGIDEAQFFDDNLPQVCNQLANSGVRVIVAGLDMDFQGRPFGPMPHLMAIAEYVTKVHAICVRTGKLANFSYRTSEGESLVELGAQENYIPLSREAYMEALSEDQKEEE
- the alr gene encoding alanine racemase, translating into MKQLALHKTRQTVLEIDLKAILKNFDHFRNQVGPETSFVMVIKAFAYGAGIKHIAKLFEGEKVAYLAVACVDEGVELKDAGITQEIIILNPERDGYSQMIEYGLQPVLYDLDSLQAFSEELAAFRSYHKPYPVHLKLDTGMHRLGFEEKDLNQLCSFLMNNESMLVKTVLSHLVASDKPAFDDFTQQQFQLFERLTSILTQTLGYAPKRHILNSGGIERFPNHAYELVRLGIGLYGISSDQANLQNVYTWKTRITQLKEVKKGDSVSYNRSWVAQRDSKIAVIFVGYADGLNRRLGNENWSLHWKDKKVPIVGDICMDLCMVDVTDVAAEIGDELIIFNSQQEVYDMAKILGTIHYEVLTGISKRVKRVYLPEKN
- the rsmI gene encoding 16S rRNA (cytidine(1402)-2'-O)-methyltransferase, with translation MLTLVPTPIGNLEDITLRAIRCLKECDAILAEDTRQTSKLLQHLSISKPLVAFHAHNEHKALHRVTDRLAAGENLVLVSDAGTPGISDPGFLLVRACVEMDLEVETLPGPTAFVPALVNSGLPCDRFVFEGFLPQKKGRQKRMLSLQEETRTMVFYESPHRLVKALNQFIEIFGSERKVSVSREITKIHEETVRGTLQEVHDYYSEKTVKGEIVVVLAGVG